From one Conyzicola nivalis genomic stretch:
- a CDS encoding RsmB/NOP family class I SAM-dependent RNA methyltransferase: MSAVQPARRIALDVILAVRESDAYANLLLPVRLQRAKLSEADAGLATELTYGTLRRQGYYDAVIALAAGRPVEKIDPAILDVLRLACHQLLSMRVAQHAAVDESVQLAKTVGSNSATGFVNGVLRTITRTPAAEWQQRALDAAKNADERLAVLYSHPVWIIRAFRSALAAEGRDAELDELLEADNVAPRVSLVALPGESTVAELDAYAAAYSPVGAVLDGGDPLQLEAVRAGRARVQDEGSQLAALALSRVRPIQRGERWLDLCAGPGGKAALLAAEASEGGATLIANEVVRARAELVRKALAVFEPAPEVWELDGTTVGDDHADEFDRILIDAPCTGLGALRRRPEARWRKSPRDVAHLSGLQSNLLNAAITALKPGGVLAYVTCSPHLAESKVIVEGAVKKWGAAIERLDTPAVLATVTEATLDLPDAPHAQLWPHRHGTDAMFIQLISKV; encoded by the coding sequence GTGAGCGCCGTGCAGCCCGCGCGCCGCATCGCGCTCGACGTCATCCTGGCGGTGCGTGAATCGGATGCCTACGCGAACCTCCTCCTGCCCGTGCGGCTCCAGCGGGCTAAGCTCTCCGAAGCCGACGCCGGTCTCGCGACCGAACTGACCTACGGCACGCTGCGCCGCCAGGGCTACTACGACGCCGTGATCGCCCTCGCGGCCGGACGCCCGGTGGAGAAGATCGATCCGGCCATCCTCGACGTCCTGCGTCTCGCCTGCCACCAGCTGCTGTCGATGCGCGTCGCCCAGCACGCGGCCGTGGACGAGTCGGTGCAGCTCGCCAAGACGGTGGGCTCCAACTCGGCCACCGGCTTCGTCAACGGAGTGCTGCGCACCATCACCCGCACGCCGGCCGCCGAGTGGCAGCAACGGGCCCTCGACGCCGCGAAGAACGCCGACGAGCGACTCGCCGTGCTGTACTCGCACCCGGTCTGGATCATCCGGGCCTTCCGCTCCGCCCTCGCCGCCGAGGGCCGGGACGCCGAACTCGACGAACTGCTCGAGGCCGACAACGTCGCGCCGCGGGTGAGCCTGGTCGCACTTCCCGGCGAGTCCACCGTCGCCGAACTCGACGCGTACGCCGCCGCCTACTCGCCGGTAGGTGCCGTGCTCGACGGGGGAGACCCGTTGCAGCTCGAGGCGGTGCGCGCCGGTCGCGCCCGGGTGCAGGACGAGGGCTCGCAGCTCGCCGCCCTCGCCCTCAGCCGGGTGCGCCCTATCCAGAGGGGCGAGCGCTGGCTCGACCTGTGCGCGGGCCCGGGCGGCAAGGCCGCGCTGCTCGCCGCGGAGGCCTCGGAGGGCGGCGCCACCCTCATCGCGAACGAGGTCGTGCGGGCCCGCGCCGAGCTCGTGCGCAAGGCCCTCGCGGTCTTCGAACCCGCCCCCGAGGTGTGGGAACTCGACGGCACGACCGTCGGCGACGACCATGCCGACGAGTTCGACCGCATCCTGATCGACGCCCCCTGCACCGGTCTCGGCGCCCTGCGTCGTCGGCCCGAGGCGCGCTGGCGCAAGTCGCCGCGCGACGTCGCCCACCTCTCCGGGCTGCAGTCGAACCTCCTGAACGCCGCGATCACCGCGCTCAAGCCCGGCGGTGTGCTCGCCTACGTCACGTGCTCGCCGCACCTCGCCGAGTCGAAGGTGATCGTCGAGGGCGCCGTCAAGAAGTGGGGCGCCGCGATCGAGCGCCTCGACACCCCGGCGGTGCTCGCGACGGTCACCGAAGCGACCCTCGATCTTCCCGATGCCCCCCACGCGCAGCTCTGGCCGCACCGCCACGGTACCGACGCCATGTTCATCCAGCTCATCAGTAAGGTCTAG
- the fmt gene encoding methionyl-tRNA formyltransferase produces the protein MRLVFAGSPAAAVPSLSALAAGRHEVAAVVTREDSPQGRRGILTPTPVASLADELGIPTIKANRLAGDATEAITALRPDLGVIVAYGGLVREPLLSAPKYGWINLHFSLLPRWRGAAPVQRSIIAGDDLTGATVFQLVPELDAGDVFGQFTQSIGGHETAGHLLDSLAVSGAELLAAVVDAIAEGDARAEPQVGDVTLAPKLTLADGLVDFTRPAHDVVNLVRGVTPEPGAFTTLDGARLKIIDAAIARDAPRLAPGHFAQEGKLILVGTATDPVQLVTVHPAGRKAMNAGDWWRGRPADAATVVDAPAVAE, from the coding sequence CTGCGCCTCGTCTTCGCGGGCAGCCCCGCCGCCGCCGTGCCGAGCCTCTCGGCCCTCGCCGCCGGACGGCACGAGGTCGCCGCCGTCGTCACCCGTGAGGATTCGCCCCAGGGGCGCCGCGGCATCCTGACCCCGACCCCCGTCGCGAGCCTCGCCGACGAGCTCGGGATCCCGACCATCAAGGCCAACCGCCTCGCGGGCGACGCGACCGAGGCGATCACCGCGCTGCGCCCCGACCTCGGCGTCATCGTCGCCTACGGCGGCCTCGTGCGGGAGCCGCTGCTGAGCGCGCCGAAGTACGGCTGGATCAACCTGCACTTCTCGCTGCTGCCGCGCTGGCGGGGTGCCGCTCCCGTGCAGCGTTCGATCATCGCGGGCGACGATCTCACCGGGGCGACGGTCTTCCAGCTGGTTCCGGAACTCGACGCGGGAGACGTCTTCGGGCAGTTCACGCAGTCGATCGGCGGCCACGAGACGGCGGGCCACCTGCTCGACTCGCTCGCCGTGAGCGGCGCCGAATTGCTCGCGGCCGTCGTCGACGCGATCGCCGAGGGCGACGCCAGGGCCGAACCGCAGGTCGGCGACGTCACCCTCGCCCCCAAACTGACCCTCGCCGACGGGCTCGTCGACTTCACCCGCCCCGCACACGACGTCGTCAACCTCGTCCGCGGCGTCACCCCCGAGCCCGGAGCCTTCACCACGCTCGACGGGGCGCGCCTCAAGATCATCGATGCCGCGATCGCGAGGGACGCACCGCGCCTCGCCCCCGGCCACTTCGCCCAGGAAGGCAAGCTCATCCTCGTTGGAACAGCAACAGACCCCGTGCAGCTCGTGACGGTCCATCCGGCCGGGCGCAAGGCCATGAACGCCGGCGACTGGTGGCGTGGTCGCCCGGCCGACGCCGCGACCGTCGTCGACGCCCCGGCGGTGGCCGAGTGA
- a CDS encoding primosomal protein N': MSTASPGPAQHGQRPIARVLIDSPLPQLDRLFDYGIPEALREQAVAGVRVRVPLRSAGRVADGFIVEIAPPGDYVGVLSELEEVVSAVPVLTPEVWALARKVSERAAGNANDIVRLAVPNRQVRVEKAYLAAEVQTPLAPLHPPARVQGYGDGVIETAIAARSRFAVDAIPLVAEVTPGVWVGEWAVTMAAAAAATLAGGATAILAVPDYRDQEQLASALAAVLPAQRVIRLDAKQSNPDRYRAFLRCLSDDPVVIIGNRSVVYAPAANLGLVALFDDGDPLHSEPLSPYVHTRDAALVRQEQSGCALMFLGHARSTEVERLVEVHWVRVFAPQPAVLPKVVPTAQQSSEDRLAAQARIPSTAWREARAALEFGPVLVQVARPGYAPKLSCADCKRSARCMKCEGPLGQKTSRSTPACNWCGALAVDWRCANCDGERLRFVGSGAGRTAEDLGRAFPGVRVIVADGERPILTVGAEPALIIATRGAEPIAAGGYRAVLLLDGESMIARESLRVAEDCLRWWSNAAALAARRAPIVLVGVGGALASAFVTWRQADFARSELADRRALRFPPAVRVATVTGTVQAVADAVATLGVDGPDILGPVDVEGGGVRTIVRFDYARGAEIAAALRAEVVKSAANRRRALGKAARGPVPVSLKVRFDDVEPFLEQ, encoded by the coding sequence ACGGCATTCCCGAGGCGCTGCGCGAGCAGGCCGTCGCCGGGGTGCGGGTGCGCGTTCCGCTGCGCTCGGCGGGTAGGGTCGCCGACGGCTTCATCGTCGAGATCGCGCCGCCGGGCGACTACGTCGGGGTGTTGAGCGAGCTCGAAGAGGTCGTCTCCGCCGTGCCCGTGCTCACGCCCGAGGTCTGGGCGCTCGCCCGCAAGGTCTCGGAGCGCGCCGCGGGCAACGCCAACGACATCGTCCGCCTGGCCGTGCCGAACCGGCAGGTGCGTGTCGAGAAGGCCTACCTCGCCGCCGAAGTTCAGACGCCGCTCGCCCCGCTGCACCCCCCGGCGCGGGTGCAGGGCTACGGCGACGGGGTGATCGAGACCGCCATCGCCGCGCGCTCGCGGTTCGCGGTCGACGCCATACCTCTCGTGGCCGAGGTGACGCCGGGCGTGTGGGTGGGCGAGTGGGCCGTCACCATGGCGGCCGCGGCGGCCGCGACACTCGCCGGAGGGGCGACGGCCATTCTCGCCGTGCCCGACTACCGCGACCAGGAGCAGCTGGCCTCGGCCCTCGCCGCGGTTCTGCCGGCGCAACGTGTCATCCGTCTCGACGCGAAGCAGTCCAACCCCGACCGCTACCGGGCGTTCCTGCGCTGCCTGAGCGACGATCCCGTCGTGATCATCGGCAACCGGTCGGTCGTGTACGCCCCTGCCGCGAACCTCGGTCTCGTCGCGCTGTTCGACGACGGCGACCCGCTGCACAGCGAGCCGCTCAGCCCGTACGTGCACACGCGCGACGCCGCGCTCGTGCGGCAGGAACAGAGCGGCTGCGCGCTGATGTTCCTCGGCCACGCCCGCAGCACCGAGGTCGAGCGCCTCGTCGAGGTGCACTGGGTGCGCGTTTTCGCGCCGCAACCGGCGGTCCTGCCCAAGGTCGTCCCCACGGCGCAGCAGTCGTCGGAAGACCGGCTCGCGGCGCAGGCCCGCATCCCCTCCACCGCGTGGCGCGAGGCGCGTGCCGCGCTCGAGTTCGGGCCGGTGCTCGTCCAGGTCGCGCGGCCGGGCTACGCGCCCAAGCTCTCCTGCGCGGACTGCAAGCGCAGCGCCAGGTGCATGAAGTGTGAGGGCCCGCTCGGCCAGAAGACCTCGCGGTCGACGCCCGCCTGCAACTGGTGCGGTGCTCTCGCGGTCGACTGGAGATGCGCCAACTGCGACGGGGAACGGCTGCGCTTCGTCGGTTCCGGCGCCGGGCGAACCGCCGAAGACCTCGGCCGCGCCTTCCCGGGCGTGCGGGTCATCGTGGCCGACGGCGAACGCCCCATCCTCACGGTCGGTGCCGAGCCGGCGCTGATCATCGCCACCCGCGGCGCCGAGCCGATCGCGGCCGGCGGGTATCGCGCCGTGCTGCTGCTCGACGGCGAGAGCATGATCGCCCGCGAGAGCCTGCGGGTCGCCGAGGACTGTCTGCGCTGGTGGTCGAACGCCGCCGCCCTCGCCGCGCGCCGCGCACCCATCGTGCTCGTCGGAGTGGGCGGCGCTCTGGCGTCCGCCTTCGTGACCTGGCGGCAGGCCGACTTCGCGCGCTCCGAACTGGCCGACCGGCGGGCGCTGCGCTTCCCGCCCGCCGTGCGCGTCGCCACCGTCACGGGCACGGTGCAGGCGGTCGCCGACGCCGTGGCGACGCTCGGAGTCGACGGTCCCGACATCCTCGGCCCGGTCGACGTCGAGGGCGGGGGAGTGCGCACCATCGTGCGCTTCGACTATGCCCGCGGCGCCGAGATCGCCGCCGCGCTGCGCGCCGAGGTCGTCAAGTCGGCGGCCAACCGGCGGCGCGCGCTCGGCAAGGCCGCCCGCGGTCCCGTGCCGGTGAGCCTCAAGGTGCGCTTCGACGACGTCGAGCCCTTCCTCGAGCAGTAG